The following coding sequences are from one Armatimonadota bacterium window:
- a CDS encoding cyclase family protein, which translates to MHQEYRDHVVVELFGKRIHVLDLSREIGPHIPVYPGHMRVATWWHLTHEDVRRLRLPADSPFGGYGVFGIAMCDHISTHVDAVYHFNPQRPEKTVDRIPLSQLITPGVWIDVSWVPPRQHIRLADVQRALREAQVELRPGVTLLYYTGAARYWEDPYRFLTEYPGLDEEASRWILDQGVVNVCTDAPSTDNPADLSYPNHRVHGEREVIHTEIVHNIERIPRHEGFYVMFLPLRFVGLSGSPVRALALWEE; encoded by the coding sequence ATGCACCAGGAATACCGGGATCACGTGGTGGTGGAGCTCTTCGGAAAACGCATTCACGTGCTGGACCTTTCCCGGGAGATCGGGCCACACATCCCTGTCTATCCCGGCCACATGCGGGTGGCCACGTGGTGGCACCTGACCCACGAGGACGTCCGGAGGCTGCGTCTGCCGGCGGATTCCCCCTTCGGAGGATACGGGGTGTTCGGGATCGCCATGTGCGACCACATATCCACGCACGTGGACGCGGTCTACCACTTCAACCCCCAACGCCCGGAGAAGACCGTGGACCGAATCCCCCTGTCGCAGCTCATCACACCCGGAGTGTGGATCGATGTGAGCTGGGTGCCTCCCCGTCAGCACATCCGGCTTGCGGACGTGCAGCGAGCTCTGAGGGAAGCGCAGGTGGAGCTCCGCCCGGGCGTCACCCTCCTGTACTACACGGGAGCCGCACGGTACTGGGAAGATCCCTATCGGTTCCTGACAGAGTACCCGGGCCTCGACGAGGAGGCCAGCCGCTGGATCCTGGATCAGGGAGTGGTCAACGTGTGCACGGACGCTCCCAGCACGGACAACCCCGCGGACCTGAGCTATCCCAACCACAGGGTGCACGGGGAGCGGGAGGTGATCCACACGGAGATCGTGCACAACATCGAGCGCATCCCCCGACACGAGGGGTTCTACGTCATGTTCCTGCCCCTACGGTTCGTGGGGCTGTCGGGCTCCCCGGTGCGCGCTTTGGCCCTCTGGGAAGAGTAA
- a CDS encoding 4-oxalocrotonate tautomerase family protein, translating to MPVIRVSSFPQSKETRKALAEEITEVVHRHTQVPREYIWVIFDPVPQENWAVAGRLISEQ from the coding sequence ATGCCTGTTATCCGCGTGAGCTCGTTCCCGCAGTCCAAGGAGACCCGCAAGGCCCTGGCGGAGGAGATCACGGAGGTAGTGCACCGCCACACCCAGGTTCCCAGGGAGTACATCTGGGTGATCTTCGATCCCGTCCCTCAGGAGAACTGGGCGGTGGCGGGTCGCCTGATCTCGGAGCAGTAA
- a CDS encoding glucose 1-dehydrogenase, producing MDPKGTARFSLEGKRALVTGASRGLGEAIAVGLAEAGAHVAVAGRSGADLERVARRIQEVGRRAVVVQADVTRVQDVQRMVAEAEERLGPLHILVNNAGINLPRPALEVTEEEWDLVLDTNLKGLFFAAQAAGRRMVERRYGRIVNMASQMGFVGFYFRAAYCASKAGVVNLTRVLAVEWAPYGVTVNAVAPTFVETPMTRGMLEDPWFREEVLRRIPLGRLADPQDVVAAVLYLASDAAAMITGHTLLVDGGWVAW from the coding sequence GTGGATCCGAAAGGGACCGCGCGGTTCTCCCTGGAGGGCAAACGGGCCCTGGTGACGGGGGCGAGCCGGGGACTCGGGGAGGCCATCGCGGTGGGCCTCGCGGAGGCGGGAGCCCACGTCGCGGTAGCGGGGCGGAGTGGGGCGGACCTGGAACGGGTCGCCCGGCGGATCCAGGAGGTGGGACGACGAGCGGTGGTGGTGCAGGCGGACGTCACCAGGGTCCAGGACGTCCAGCGTATGGTGGCGGAGGCGGAGGAGCGACTGGGTCCTCTGCACATCCTGGTGAACAACGCGGGGATCAACCTCCCGCGGCCCGCCCTGGAGGTCACGGAGGAGGAGTGGGACCTGGTCCTGGATACGAACCTCAAGGGCCTGTTCTTCGCGGCGCAGGCCGCGGGCCGGCGGATGGTGGAACGGCGCTACGGCCGCATCGTGAACATGGCCTCGCAGATGGGGTTCGTGGGATTCTACTTCCGGGCTGCGTACTGCGCCAGCAAGGCGGGGGTCGTGAACCTCACGCGGGTGCTCGCCGTAGAGTGGGCGCCGTATGGTGTGACGGTGAACGCAGTGGCGCCGACCTTTGTGGAGACCCCCATGACCCGGGGCATGCTAGAGGATCCCTGGTTCCGGGAGGAGGTGCTGCGCCGGATTCCCCTGGGCCGTTTGGCGGACCCTCAGGACGTGGTGGCCGCGGTCCTGTATCTCGCCTCGGATGCCGCCGCCATGATTACGGGGCACACGCTCCTGGTGGATGGAGGCTGGGTCGCTTGGTGA
- the hisD gene encoding histidinol dehydrogenase, giving the protein MREYLKRALPKVEGDRRTVEETVRGILEDVRRRGEEAVREYSRRFDGWDPPRFRVTEEEVQRARRILPGQLLEDIEFAAEQVRAFARLQRETLQPLETEIRPGVILGHRHIPVASVGCYVPGGRYPLIASALMSIITPKVAGVERVVACAPPRGEGIYPATLVAMAVAGADEIYCLGGVQALAAMAYGIPEIEPVDMIVGPGNAYVVEAKRQLFGTVGVDLLAGPTEILVIADDSADPHVVAADLLGQAEHGPDSPAVLVTTDRPLGVQVLEEVERLIPQLPTREIVQVSWRDRGEVIWVDSREEAVAVADEYAPEHLEVQTRDPSWYLERLRNYGTLFLGEESTVVYSDKAIGTNHILPTGRAARFTGGLWVGKFLKTVTYQRLSREASVEIARRAAGISEAEGMMAHAYTARLRIDRYTEPVP; this is encoded by the coding sequence GTGCGGGAATACCTGAAGCGCGCTCTGCCGAAGGTGGAAGGGGACCGACGCACGGTGGAGGAGACGGTGCGCGGGATCCTGGAGGACGTGCGGCGGCGGGGGGAAGAGGCGGTGCGGGAGTACTCCCGCCGGTTCGATGGGTGGGATCCTCCGCGATTCCGGGTGACGGAGGAGGAGGTCCAGCGGGCCCGTCGGATCCTGCCGGGCCAACTTCTGGAAGACATCGAGTTCGCCGCGGAGCAGGTCCGGGCGTTTGCCCGCCTCCAACGGGAGACCCTGCAGCCCTTGGAGACCGAGATACGGCCTGGAGTGATCCTGGGACACCGACACATTCCCGTCGCTTCCGTGGGGTGCTACGTGCCAGGGGGACGGTACCCCCTCATCGCCTCCGCCCTCATGAGCATCATCACTCCCAAGGTGGCGGGGGTGGAACGGGTCGTGGCATGTGCCCCCCCACGGGGGGAGGGCATCTACCCCGCCACCCTGGTGGCCATGGCGGTGGCGGGAGCGGATGAGATCTACTGCCTGGGCGGCGTACAGGCCCTTGCGGCCATGGCCTACGGGATCCCGGAGATCGAACCCGTGGACATGATCGTGGGCCCCGGTAACGCGTACGTGGTGGAGGCGAAGCGACAGCTGTTCGGGACCGTAGGCGTGGATCTCCTGGCGGGCCCCACGGAGATTCTCGTCATCGCGGACGATAGCGCGGACCCCCACGTGGTGGCCGCGGATCTCCTGGGCCAGGCGGAGCACGGTCCGGACTCCCCGGCGGTGCTGGTGACCACGGATCGCCCTCTCGGCGTGCAGGTGCTGGAGGAGGTGGAGCGGCTCATTCCTCAACTGCCCACTCGCGAGATTGTCCAGGTCTCGTGGCGGGACCGCGGAGAGGTGATCTGGGTGGACTCCAGAGAGGAGGCGGTGGCGGTGGCGGACGAGTACGCACCGGAGCACCTGGAGGTTCAGACCCGCGACCCCTCCTGGTACCTGGAGCGGCTCCGGAACTACGGGACGCTCTTTTTGGGTGAGGAGTCCACGGTGGTGTACTCCGACAAGGCCATCGGCACCAACCACATCCTGCCCACGGGTCGCGCGGCCCGCTTCACGGGAGGGCTGTGGGTGGGGAAGTTCCTGAAGACGGTGACCTACCAGCGCCTGAGCCGGGAGGCCAGCGTGGAGATCGCCCGGCGGGCCGCGGGCATCTCGGAGGCGGAGGGGATGATGGCCCACGCCTACACCGCGCGCTTGCGGATCGATCGGTACACGGAACCTGTGCCCTGA
- a CDS encoding VOC family protein: MDIRSLQHCSLVVRDLERSRWFYGTVLGLEEIPRPSTFTFRGAWFRRGGAEVHLILAEDTTAPPGFPDAGSAKRTGLATHFAFEVADLEAARAELSRAGIPIVGGPMPRGDGVMQMYVEDPDGYLIELFQRTPEGVGGPERGAVRG, from the coding sequence GTGGACATCCGGTCGCTGCAACACTGCAGCCTCGTGGTGCGGGACCTGGAACGCTCCCGGTGGTTCTACGGAACCGTCCTGGGGCTCGAGGAGATCCCGCGGCCCTCCACCTTCACCTTCCGGGGGGCATGGTTCCGGCGAGGGGGTGCGGAAGTACACCTCATCCTGGCGGAGGACACCACGGCTCCGCCGGGCTTTCCGGACGCGGGGAGCGCGAAGCGCACGGGTCTTGCCACCCATTTCGCCTTCGAGGTGGCGGACCTTGAGGCGGCCCGCGCGGAGCTCAGCCGGGCCGGGATCCCCATCGTGGGAGGTCCCATGCCGCGGGGCGATGGGGTGATGCAGATGTACGTGGAGGACCCGGACGGCTACCTAATTGAGCTCTTCCAGCGTACCCCCGAAGGGGTGGGAGGCCCGGAGCGGGGGGCGGTACGAGGATAG
- a CDS encoding VOC family protein → MSARRFSPVTRLVGLVFASPDPARQVRFYRTVMGFAALGPNRVAAGPAPCFLEFQPAPEPALLCTVYEVEDLREARGHLEAAGVPYEERPEGLALEDVEGRRLVLQPPQEVPDPTPLAYPGPYLQHVTYTTRNPVGVAEWYERALGFRVSDWQGRNFVWLRCGPPHHVMAAVRGPEVGLDHYALEVASWEDMKRWADHLATRGIPLIWGPGRHGPGNNLFLFFHDADRNRVELSAELERFYDERAHYPPREWPDSRWAANQWGPQPDWRRPEGGPVE, encoded by the coding sequence ATGAGCGCACGGCGGTTCTCCCCAGTGACGCGGCTGGTGGGTCTGGTGTTCGCAAGCCCGGATCCTGCCAGACAGGTGCGGTTCTACCGCACCGTGATGGGCTTCGCCGCCCTCGGACCGAACCGGGTAGCGGCCGGCCCTGCACCCTGCTTTCTGGAGTTCCAGCCCGCTCCGGAGCCCGCCCTCCTGTGCACGGTGTATGAGGTGGAGGATCTGCGGGAGGCCCGCGGGCACCTAGAGGCCGCGGGGGTTCCCTACGAGGAGAGACCGGAGGGCCTGGCCCTGGAGGACGTGGAGGGGCGTCGGTTGGTACTGCAGCCCCCGCAGGAGGTTCCGGATCCTACCCCGCTGGCCTATCCGGGGCCATATCTACAGCACGTGACCTACACCACCCGGAACCCCGTGGGGGTGGCGGAGTGGTACGAGCGGGCTTTGGGGTTCCGGGTGTCCGACTGGCAGGGTCGCAACTTCGTGTGGCTCCGCTGCGGCCCCCCGCACCACGTGATGGCCGCGGTACGTGGACCGGAGGTGGGCCTGGACCACTATGCCCTCGAGGTGGCTAGTTGGGAGGACATGAAGCGGTGGGCGGACCACCTGGCGACCCGTGGGATTCCCCTCATCTGGGGACCGGGCCGCCACGGGCCCGGTAACAACCTCTTCCTGTTCTTCCACGACGCGGACCGGAACCGGGTGGAGCTGTCCGCGGAGCTGGAGCGGTTCTACGACGAGCGGGCCCACTACCCGCCCCGGGAGTGGCCTGATAGCCGCTGGGCCGCCAACCAGTGGGGCCCGCAGCCGGATTGGCGAAGGCCGGAGGGAGGCCCGGTGGAGTAG
- a CDS encoding flavin reductase family protein, producing MDAPTFRRIMGQFATGVTILAARAGNVIHGMTANAFTSVSLHPPLVLVCVANASRTKQVLDRAGWFAVSILAGDQGEVARIFSNPDLDGTQRFARVRWRAGQSGAPIIEDCLAYLESRVVATYEAGDHTVYLGEVERGEVVRPEGAPLVFFRGDYGILNGRGEA from the coding sequence ATGGATGCTCCCACCTTCCGTCGGATCATGGGGCAGTTCGCCACGGGGGTGACCATCCTCGCGGCGAGAGCGGGGAACGTGATACACGGCATGACCGCCAATGCCTTTACCTCCGTGTCCCTCCATCCCCCTCTCGTGCTCGTGTGCGTGGCGAACGCCTCCCGGACAAAGCAGGTGCTGGACAGGGCGGGCTGGTTTGCGGTAAGCATTCTGGCCGGTGACCAGGGGGAGGTGGCGCGGATCTTCTCGAACCCGGACCTGGACGGAACGCAGCGCTTCGCCCGGGTGCGGTGGCGGGCAGGGCAGAGCGGGGCCCCTATCATCGAGGATTGTCTCGCCTACCTGGAGTCCCGGGTCGTGGCCACCTACGAGGCCGGTGACCACACCGTGTACCTGGGGGAGGTGGAGCGGGGGGAGGTCGTCCGGCCGGAGGGAGCGCCCCTCGTCTTCTTTCGCGGGGACTACGGGATCCTGAACGGGAGGGGGGAAGCATGA
- a CDS encoding LLM class flavin-dependent oxidoreductase gives MKVFVFDLLPYAEHLDHLKRGDELPWPLPRRYFKPEVAVRTYEEHLEAWEEMERLGYDGVGFNEHHTSPYGLMNSPNLMAAALSQRTKRLRMLIYANLLPLHNPLRLAEEIAMLDCLTNGRIIAGIARGIPREYRVYNIPYAESRERFEEAWEILRGLWTEEIFSYEGKYWTFKDVAIWPRPVQQPHPPVWVPVTTSKETIEFAAKYNLPITPGLGGRGSRGLQQDIIRYYAAQLAVHGRRITPEHLVISVDVYVADSKEQAFREAAPYALYFYRTLFSHGNVTDTRVQREMGYVSKHAHDYIRPENRTAALMEREWYRGMTPERLRQHVEHLPWGSPEEVRERILEEAEALGANTVLVHMNRGAMPHEMFLNQLRRFAREVLPALHAHEVQKVPLEEEEVPASRRE, from the coding sequence ATGAAGGTGTTCGTCTTCGATCTCCTGCCCTATGCGGAGCACCTGGACCATCTGAAGAGAGGAGACGAGCTGCCGTGGCCGCTGCCGAGGAGGTACTTTAAGCCTGAAGTGGCGGTCCGCACGTACGAGGAGCACCTGGAGGCGTGGGAGGAGATGGAGCGGCTGGGCTACGACGGGGTGGGGTTCAACGAGCACCACACCTCCCCGTACGGCCTCATGAACTCTCCCAACCTCATGGCCGCGGCCCTGAGCCAGCGCACCAAGCGCCTACGCATGCTGATCTACGCGAACCTCCTGCCCCTCCACAACCCCCTCCGGCTCGCGGAGGAGATCGCCATGCTCGATTGCCTCACAAACGGCCGGATCATCGCGGGGATCGCCCGAGGTATTCCCCGGGAGTACCGGGTGTACAACATCCCCTATGCGGAGTCCCGGGAGCGGTTCGAGGAGGCGTGGGAGATCCTGCGGGGCCTGTGGACGGAGGAGATCTTCAGCTACGAGGGGAAGTACTGGACCTTCAAGGATGTGGCCATCTGGCCGAGGCCGGTCCAGCAGCCTCACCCTCCCGTGTGGGTGCCCGTGACCACCAGCAAGGAGACCATCGAATTCGCGGCCAAGTACAACCTGCCCATTACCCCGGGGCTTGGGGGCCGCGGGAGTCGGGGGCTACAACAGGACATCATCCGGTACTACGCGGCCCAACTGGCGGTCCACGGGCGTCGGATCACCCCGGAGCACCTGGTCATTAGCGTGGACGTGTACGTAGCCGACAGCAAGGAACAGGCCTTCCGGGAGGCGGCACCGTACGCCCTGTACTTCTACCGGACGCTCTTCAGCCACGGGAACGTGACGGACACCCGGGTGCAGCGGGAGATGGGGTACGTGAGCAAACATGCCCACGACTACATCCGGCCCGAGAACCGGACAGCGGCCCTCATGGAGCGGGAGTGGTACCGGGGGATGACCCCCGAGCGGCTCCGGCAGCATGTGGAGCACCTCCCCTGGGGAAGTCCGGAGGAGGTGCGGGAACGGATCCTCGAGGAGGCGGAGGCCCTGGGGGCGAACACCGTCCTCGTGCACATGAACCGGGGGGCCATGCCCCACGAGATGTTCTTAAACCAGCTCCGGCGTTTCGCCCGGGAGGTGCTGCCCGCCCTCCACGCCCATGAGGTACAGAAGGTGCCGTTGGAGGAAGAAGAAGTACCGGCCTCACGAAGGGAATAG
- a CDS encoding ABC transporter substrate-binding protein, producing the protein MRKRIMAIAVLLPLALGAVSFGGPAEPDTLVIVFPSHQTTLDGHFAVTTQDMLVVRNVYNALLKYKPDSTELTGDLAERWEVSPDGLVYTFRLRRNVTWQKGYGRLTAQDVKASFDRLRDPETRSPFAGLLSMVREIRILDPYTVRFVLSEPYAPFLHLLTNYRVGPVVNARAARERGTAFAWDPVGTGPYEVERAVPRTEVVLRAFDQHFGGRPRIRRIITRTVPDLNAMVVGLENGQYHMLYSIQALDETVIKRLRERGFAVTYYSRNLPRVILMNVTKKPLDDLRVRRAIAHAINRQQIIALSMAGYGRPWYSPVPEGYFAATTQVPRYEYSPDKARQLLAEAGYRDGLDLPMQVFDVMKVTSDVIAEQLRRVGIRVQQEVLDQPTFIQRVLRRDGSISFAVHCCVRQPDPDFYLSDVFSRSKGGAIYISGLDLEPELAAARRETNVEKRRQMYVALQRKIMENVWMIPLVMEFDRNVHVPNLRGLPRRVEALWGLDLSRLFFE; encoded by the coding sequence ATGCGGAAGCGAATAATGGCCATTGCCGTCCTGCTCCCGCTCGCGTTGGGGGCGGTCAGTTTCGGGGGTCCGGCGGAGCCGGACACCCTCGTGATCGTCTTTCCTTCCCATCAGACCACCCTGGACGGCCACTTCGCGGTCACCACCCAGGACATGCTGGTGGTCCGCAACGTGTACAACGCCCTCCTGAAGTACAAGCCGGATAGCACGGAGCTTACGGGGGATCTGGCGGAGCGGTGGGAGGTCTCCCCGGACGGGCTTGTGTACACCTTCCGGCTGCGGCGGAACGTGACCTGGCAGAAGGGGTACGGACGCCTGACCGCGCAGGATGTGAAGGCCTCCTTCGACCGGCTGCGGGATCCGGAGACCCGATCCCCCTTCGCGGGGCTGCTTTCCATGGTGCGGGAGATCCGGATCCTCGACCCCTATACCGTCCGGTTCGTGCTGAGCGAGCCGTATGCCCCATTCCTGCACCTACTGACCAATTACCGGGTGGGTCCCGTGGTGAACGCCCGGGCGGCCCGGGAGCGGGGCACGGCCTTCGCGTGGGATCCCGTGGGCACCGGACCGTATGAGGTGGAGCGAGCTGTCCCCCGCACGGAGGTGGTCCTCCGGGCCTTCGACCAGCACTTCGGCGGACGCCCCCGCATCCGACGCATCATCACCCGAACGGTCCCGGATCTGAACGCCATGGTGGTGGGGCTGGAGAACGGGCAGTACCACATGCTGTACAGCATCCAGGCCCTGGACGAGACGGTGATCAAGCGCCTGCGGGAGCGGGGGTTCGCGGTGACCTACTACAGCCGGAACCTCCCCCGGGTGATCCTCATGAACGTCACAAAAAAGCCCCTGGACGACCTACGGGTACGACGGGCCATCGCCCACGCCATCAACCGGCAGCAGATCATCGCCCTCAGCATGGCGGGCTACGGCCGGCCGTGGTACTCGCCCGTTCCGGAGGGGTACTTCGCAGCCACCACGCAGGTGCCGCGGTATGAGTACAGCCCGGACAAGGCCCGGCAGCTGTTGGCGGAGGCCGGCTACCGGGACGGCCTGGATCTCCCCATGCAGGTCTTCGACGTCATGAAGGTGACCTCGGATGTGATCGCGGAGCAGCTGCGGCGGGTGGGCATCCGGGTCCAGCAGGAGGTCCTGGATCAGCCCACCTTCATCCAGCGGGTCCTGCGGCGGGACGGCAGCATCTCCTTCGCGGTGCACTGCTGCGTGCGCCAGCCGGATCCGGACTTCTACCTCTCGGACGTCTTCAGCCGGTCCAAGGGCGGCGCCATCTACATCAGCGGCCTGGATCTGGAGCCGGAGCTGGCGGCCGCGCGGCGGGAGACGAACGTGGAGAAGCGGCGGCAGATGTACGTGGCCCTCCAACGGAAGATCATGGAGAACGTGTGGATGATCCCGCTCGTGATGGAGTTCGACCGCAACGTGCACGTGCCCAATCTCCGGGGCCTACCGCGCAGGGTGGAGGCCCTGTGGGGCCTGGATCTCTCGCGGCTGTTCTTCGAGTGA
- a CDS encoding ABC transporter permease has translation MLIGVPTGVVAALNRGKPVDQLVSILALVGVSLPVFVWGVVLLVAFTLHWRIFPASGLGEGIGGTLKALVLPSLATGMFLAGLVSRITRSSVLGVLSQDYVRTAWAKGLEPFHVFRRHVLRNALIPVVTVVGLNMGTLLGGVVVVEGIFARPGLGRLLLDAIYARDYPLIQGIVLVSVLLTILLNQLVDLLYTILDPRVTA, from the coding sequence GTGCTCATCGGTGTCCCCACGGGGGTTGTGGCGGCCTTGAACCGGGGCAAGCCCGTGGACCAGCTGGTGAGCATCCTCGCCCTCGTGGGCGTGTCCCTTCCCGTGTTCGTGTGGGGGGTGGTGCTCCTCGTGGCCTTCACCCTCCACTGGCGGATCTTCCCAGCTTCGGGGTTGGGGGAGGGGATCGGGGGAACCCTGAAGGCCCTGGTGCTTCCCTCCCTGGCCACGGGGATGTTCCTTGCGGGCTTGGTGAGCCGGATCACCCGGTCCAGCGTGCTGGGCGTCCTGAGCCAGGACTACGTGCGCACCGCCTGGGCCAAGGGCCTCGAGCCCTTCCACGTGTTCCGGAGGCACGTCCTGCGGAACGCGCTCATCCCCGTGGTGACCGTGGTGGGCCTGAACATGGGGACCCTCCTGGGCGGCGTGGTGGTGGTGGAGGGGATCTTTGCTCGGCCGGGCCTGGGACGGCTGCTGCTGGACGCCATCTATGCCCGGGACTATCCCCTGATCCAGGGGATCGTGCTGGTCTCCGTCCTCCTCACCATCCTCCTCAACCAACTCGTGGATCTCCTCTACACCATCCTGGACCCCAGGGTGACGGCTTGA
- a CDS encoding ABC transporter permease, with protein MAQGGYSGGWETSAVRRLRRTIQGSWILWLASGFVVLLVGVAILVPYLRLADPFAQSLERLAPPTPEHPFGTDRLGRDVLSRTVWATRYALVVGIGTVVVGGAVGTVWGMAAGFSGPFAQEVLSRLVDVFLAFPPLILAMVVVTLLGNGVLPVVVALSFGVAPRFARVARAVVLAIRVQSYVEAARAIGASSPRILLRHILPNTLDSLIVLGTLTIPTAILTEALLSFLGIGIVEPTPTWGNIASMGQMVLREAPWVVLCPSLALLCTVLSFNLLGDAVRDALDPTTSRGVWMRRAERAELETEPARLASRRIPAG; from the coding sequence ATGGCGCAAGGCGGGTACTCCGGAGGCTGGGAGACCTCGGCGGTACGGCGGCTCCGGCGCACCATCCAGGGAAGCTGGATCCTCTGGCTGGCCTCCGGGTTCGTGGTCCTCCTGGTGGGGGTGGCGATTCTCGTCCCCTACCTGCGTTTGGCGGATCCCTTCGCGCAGAGCCTGGAGCGTCTGGCTCCTCCGACTCCGGAGCACCCCTTCGGGACGGATCGGCTGGGTCGGGACGTGCTCAGCCGTACGGTGTGGGCCACCCGGTACGCCCTGGTGGTGGGGATCGGGACCGTGGTGGTAGGGGGCGCCGTGGGAACGGTGTGGGGCATGGCCGCGGGCTTCTCCGGCCCCTTCGCCCAGGAGGTTCTCTCCAGGCTGGTGGATGTCTTCTTGGCCTTTCCTCCCCTGATCCTCGCCATGGTGGTGGTCACCCTGCTCGGAAACGGTGTTCTCCCCGTGGTGGTGGCCCTGAGCTTCGGAGTGGCGCCCCGGTTCGCGCGGGTGGCGAGGGCCGTGGTCCTGGCGATCCGTGTGCAGAGTTACGTGGAGGCGGCCCGCGCCATCGGAGCCTCCTCACCCCGCATCCTCCTGCGCCACATCCTGCCCAACACCCTGGACTCCCTCATCGTGCTGGGAACCCTCACCATCCCCACCGCCATCCTCACGGAGGCCCTCCTGAGCTTCTTGGGGATCGGCATCGTGGAACCCACTCCCACCTGGGGCAACATCGCCAGCATGGGGCAGATGGTGCTCCGGGAAGCGCCCTGGGTCGTGCTCTGCCCGAGCCTCGCGCTGCTGTGCACGGTGCTCTCCTTCAACCTGCTGGGAGACGCGGTGCGGGACGCCCTGGACCCCACCACCTCCCGGGGTGTTTGGATGCGGCGGGCGGAGCGGGCGGAACTGGAGACGGAGCCCGCCCGGCTTGCCTCCCGCAGGATCCCCGCGGGCTAG
- a CDS encoding SDR family oxidoreductase — protein sequence MKGRVAVFTGAAKPRSIGFAAAVRLAQEGACVVVADLYEAGFGALRSAVEAFGVPCACVRADVSRLEEVEAVAETVARRFGRVDILVNAAGGSWAIGPEDLEGGPPSAFLGITNCSREAWRRILGVNLEGTFFACRTFAPWMMRQGWGRIVNFASVTGRAGTRPAEVFSSGPYAVAKAGVIGLTKQLALELAPYGITVNAIAPGLVASWRGRRGMEALPEGHREALIAQIPLRRPGTPEEMAELVAALCAEEMGYLTGVVVDANGGIYRA from the coding sequence ATGAAGGGGAGGGTGGCCGTCTTCACCGGAGCCGCCAAGCCCAGGAGCATCGGGTTCGCCGCGGCCGTGCGGCTTGCTCAGGAAGGCGCCTGCGTGGTGGTCGCGGATCTCTACGAGGCCGGGTTCGGAGCGCTCCGGTCCGCGGTGGAGGCCTTCGGTGTGCCGTGCGCGTGCGTGCGGGCGGACGTCAGCCGTCTGGAGGAGGTGGAGGCGGTAGCGGAGACGGTGGCGCGCCGGTTCGGGCGGGTCGACATCCTCGTGAACGCCGCGGGCGGGAGCTGGGCCATCGGACCGGAGGATCTGGAGGGGGGACCCCCCTCTGCCTTCCTGGGGATCACGAACTGTTCAAGGGAAGCCTGGCGCCGGATTCTGGGCGTGAACCTGGAGGGGACCTTTTTCGCCTGCAGGACTTTTGCCCCGTGGATGATGCGGCAGGGATGGGGCCGGATCGTGAACTTCGCTTCCGTGACGGGACGGGCGGGCACGAGGCCCGCGGAGGTCTTCAGCAGCGGACCCTACGCGGTGGCGAAGGCGGGGGTCATCGGCCTCACCAAGCAGCTCGCTCTGGAGCTCGCACCCTACGGCATCACCGTGAACGCCATCGCCCCCGGGCTCGTGGCCAGCTGGCGGGGAAGGCGGGGGATGGAGGCCCTCCCGGAGGGCCATCGGGAAGCGCTGATCGCCCAGATTCCCCTGCGCCGGCCTGGAACGCCGGAGGAGATGGCGGAGCTGGTAGCCGCCCTGTGCGCCGAGGAGATGGGGTATCTCACGGGCGTGGTGGTGGACGCAAACGGAGGGATCTACCGCGCGTGA